One stretch of Corvus moneduloides isolate bCorMon1 chromosome 16, bCorMon1.pri, whole genome shotgun sequence DNA includes these proteins:
- the ELFN1 gene encoding protein ELFN1: MAGRRWAATSALCICVAAMSLLHGVRADCWLIEGDKGFVWLAICSQNQPPYESIPQQINSTIVDLRLNDNKIKSVQYASLSRFGNLTYLNLTKNEISYIEDGAFSGQFNLQVLQLGYNRLRNLTEGILRGLGKLEYLYLQANLIETVTPNAFWECPNIVNIDLSMNRIQRLDSNTFRGLSKLSVCELYSNPFYCSCELLGFLQWLEAFTNMTRTYDRMQCDSPPDYVGYYLLGQGRTGYRNALSMLSSLCTGGSYTVIPRFIPPRYQVTTVPSESPCSEEECSSGDGTTPQFSLFTPIGETEVRPNIQVKHLNHNSAVLTVQIPYPFSKMYILSQFENGFSSMITKLRKKEENITVSNLVAQRDYTYCVVSVHQYSKYNHTCVTITPTRPNRKEPVPTPSTATHYIMTILGCLFGMVIVLGVVYYCLRKRRQQEEKHKKAAGSMKKTIIELKYGPEMETTSITQLSQGQILGGETVTRIPYLPSAGEVEQYKLIDSSETPKATKGNYMEVRTGEQPERRDCELSLPPDTQGSVAEISTIAKEVDKVNQIINNCIDALKSESTSFQGVKSGAVSTVEPQLVLLSEQIPSKHGFLSPIYKESYNHPLQRHHSMEAAPKRSSTSSSGSIRSPRSYRSEGSGHKSEAKYIEKTSPTTDTILTVTPAAAILRAEAEKIRQYSEHRHSYPSSHPGEQHDSMGGRKPSILEPLTRPRPRDLAYSQLSPQYHNLSYTSSPEYTCKPSHSIWERFKLNRKRHKDEEEYMAAGHALRKKVQFAKDEDLHDILDYWKGVSAQQKS, encoded by the coding sequence ATGGCAGGTCGCCGGTGGGCCGCGACGTCAGCCCTCTGCATCTGCGTGGCGGCCATGTCTCTCCTGCACGGGGTGCGAGCAGACTGCTGGCTCATCGAGGGGGACAAGGGCTTCGTCTGGTTGGCCATCTGCAGCCAAAACCAGCCCCCCTACGAGTCCATCCCCCAGCAGATCAACAGCACCATCGTGGACTTGCGGCTGAACGACAACAAGATCAAGAGCGTGCAGTACGCCTCGCTCAGCCGCTTCGGCAACCTGACATACCTCAACCTGACGAAGAACGAGATCTCCTACATCGAGGACGGTGCCTTTTCAGGACAGTTCAacctccaggtgctgcagctgggttACAACCGACTGAGGAACCTCACCGAGGGCATCCTCCGGGGCCTGGGGAAGCTGGAGTACCTCTATCTCCAGGCCAACCTCATTGAGACCGTCACCCCCAATGCCTTCTGGGAGTGCCCCAACATAGTGAACATTGACCTGTCCATGAACAGGATCCAGAGACTGGACAGCAACACTTTCCGGGGCCTAAGCAAGCTCTCTGTCTGTGAACTCTACAGTAACCCCTTCTACTGCTCCTGCGAGCTCCTCGGCTTCCTGCAGTGGCTGGAGGCTTTCACCAACATGACACGCACCTATGACCGGATGCAGTGCGACTCCCCACCCGATTACGTGGGCTACTACTTGTTAGGCCAAGGCCGGACTGGCTACCGCAATGCTCTGAGCATGCTCTCTTCCCTTTGCACTGGTGGCTCCTACACTGTGATCCCTCGTTTTATCCCTCCCAGGTACCAGGTGACCACGGTGCCCTCCGAAAGCCCCTGCTCCGAGGAGGAGTGCTCCTCTGGTGACGGCACGACGCCGCAGTTCTCCCTGTTCACGCCCATCGGTGAGACAGAGGTGCGCCCCAACATCCAGGTGAAGCACCTCAACCACAACTCGGCTGTCCTCACCGTGCAGATCCCCTACCCCTTCAGCAAGATGTACATCCTCTCCCAGTTCGAAAACGGCTTCTCCTCCATGATCACCAAGCtcaggaagaaggaggagaacaTCACCGTGAGCAACCTAGTAGCACAAAGAGATTACACCTACTGTGTAGTCTCTGTTCACCAGTACTCCAAGTACAACCACACCTGTGTCACCATCACCCCCACCAGACCCAACCGCAAGGAGCCGGTGCCCACCCCTTCCACTGCCACCCATTATATCATGACAATCCTGGGCTGTCTCTTCGGCATGGTGATTGTCCTGGGCGTGGTGTATTACTGCCTCCGGAAGAGACGCcagcaggaggagaagcacAAAAAGGCTGCTGGCAGCATGAAGAAGACCATCATCGAGCTGAAGTATGGGCCAGAAATGGAGACCACCAGCATCACTCAGCTGTCCCAGGGACAGATACTGGGTGGGGAGACAGTAACCCGCATCCCCTACCTACCCTCTGCTGGGGAGGTCGAGCAGTACAAGCTGATTGACAGCAGCGAGACCCCCAAGGCCACCAAGGGTAACTACATGGAGGTGAGGACGGGTGAGCAGCCTGAGAGGCGAGACTGTGAGCTGTCCCTGCCGCCAGACACCCAGGGCTCTGTGGCTGAGATCTCCACCATTGCTAAGGAGGTGGACAAGGTGAACCAGATCATCAACAACTGCATCGATGCCTTGAAATCCGAGTCCACCTCCTTCCAAGGGGTGAAATCGGGGGCAGTCTCCACAGTGGAACCTCAGCTGGTGCTCTTATCAGAGCAGATCCCCAGCAAGCATGGATTCCTTTCCCCCATCTACAAGGAAAGCTACAACCACCCTCTCCAGCGACACCACAGCATGGAGGCGGCCCCCAAACGCTCCAGCACCTCTTCCAGTGGCTCGATACGGAGCCCCAGGTCCTACCGCTCCGAGGGATCGGGCCACAAATCCGAAGCCAAATACATTGAGAAGACATCCCCCACCACTGACACCATCCTCACTGTGACACCGGCCGCGGCCATCCTGCGGGCAGAGGCGGAGAAGATCCGCCAGTACAGCGAACACCGGCACTCGTACCCCAGCTCGCACCCAGGGGAGCAGCACGACAGCATGGGTGGGCGGAAGCCCTCCATCCTGGAGCCTCTGACCCGTCCTCGCCCCAGAGACCTGGCCTACTCTCAGCTCTCGCCTCAGTATCACAACCTGAGCTACACCTCCAGCCCAGAGTACACCTGCAAACCATCGCACAGCATCTGGGAGCGCTTCAAACTCAACCGCAAGCGGCACAAAGACGAGGAGGAGTACATGGCAGCCGGCCATGCCCTACGCAAAAAGGTCCAGTTTGCCAAAGACGAGGATCTTCACGACATCTTAGACTACTGGAAGGGCGTCTCTGCCCAGCAAAAGTCCTGA